One part of the Solanum dulcamara chromosome 8, daSolDulc1.2, whole genome shotgun sequence genome encodes these proteins:
- the LOC129900385 gene encoding protein ROOT PRIMORDIUM DEFECTIVE 1 — MHIFLSISTKLLHSKSTSFKSLTWIPTIFSLSPKQMSQSTSIPRNQQRIRDHGYDDYMEVEKKIRKVMKFQELLLTQPNSMIAISRLDMLARRFGFRQYEAGQFILKFPHVFEVFEHPVQRILYCRLTRKSLLQIEQEKQALLAQLPQAVTRLRKLLLLSNAGRLRLEHVRIARKEFGLPDDFEFSVVLKYPKYFRLFDAKETRNKYIEVVERDPQLTVCAVEIVREREYREKGGEEENVRFSFRVDFPPGFKIGKYYKIAVWKWQRLPYWLPYEDISGYDLRSLEAQKRMEKRAVATIHELLSLTVEKKITLERIAHFRLAMDLPKKLKDFLLQHQGIFYISTRGNQGKLHTVFLREAYKKGQLIEPNELYLARRRLAELVLLSPRKAIVDKKLVNYRKQGGDDEIADYIENGEDHSAAQETVREDLGDESLDSDDDCSIDSDGDCSTDTEYTHKEVNNDDVTDDAKDTHVTE; from the coding sequence atgcacattttcctttcaatttcaaCAAAATTATTACATTCAAAATCCACATCCTTCAAGTCTCTCACATGGATTCCTACAATTTTCTCACTATCCCCAAAGCAAATGTCACAGTCAACTTCCATACCCAGAAACCAACAGCGTATTCGTGACCACGGCTACGATGATTACATGGAAGTGGAGAAGAAAATCCGCAAAGTAATGAAATTTCAAGAACTACTTCTTACTCAACCAAATTCAATGATTGCCATTTCTCGCCTTGATATGCTTGCTCGCCGTTTTGGGTTCAGACAATATGAAGCAGGGCAGTTTATTCTCAAATTCCCGCATGTTTTCGAGGTATTCGAACACCCAGTTCAGAGAATACTATATTGTAGGCTCACTCGTAAATCACTGCTTCAAATTGAGCAAGAAAAACAAGCCCTTTTAGCTCAATTGCCTCAAGCTGTAACCCGTTTACGAAAGCTTCTGTTGCTTTCGAATGCAGGGAGATTAAGGTTAGAACATGTTAGGATTGCAAGGAAAGAATTTGGTTTACCTGATGATTTTGAGTTTTCAGTGGTTTTGAAGTATCCCAAGTATTTTAGATTGTTTGATGCTAAAGAGACTAGGAATAAGTACATTGAGGTTGTTGAAAGAGACCCACAATTAACTGTTTGTGCTGTGGAGATTGTTAGGGAGAGAGAGTATAGAGAAAAAGGTGGCGAAGAAGAGAATGTGCGGTTCTCATTTAGAGTGGATTTCCCGCCAGGTTTCAAGATTGGGAAGTATTATAAGATTGCTGTTTGGAAGTGGCAAAGGTTGCCTTATTGGTTGCCGTATGAGGATATCTCTGGTTATGATTTAAGGTCACTTGAGGCACAGAAGAGGATGGAAAAGAGAGCAGTTGCGACTATTCATGAATTGTTGTCGTTGACAGTTGAAAAGAAGATTACTTTGGAGAGAATTGCGCATTTTAGGTTGGCAATGGATTTGCCAAAGAAGCTGAAAGACTTTCTCCTTCAGCATCAGGGGATATTTTATATTTCAACGAGGGGAAATCAAGGGAAATTGCATACGGTGTTTCTCAGGGAGGCTTATAAGAAGGGACAGTTGATTGAGCCAAATGAGTTATATTTAGCTAGGAGAAGGCTGGCTGAATTGGTTTTGCTGAGTCCAAGGAAAGCCATTGTGGATAAAAAATTGGTTAATTATAGAAAACAAGGAGGCGATGATGAAATAGCTGACTACATTGAGAATGGAGAAGATCATTCAGCCGCTCAAGAGACGGTTAGAGAAGATTTGGGAGACGAAAGCCTGGACTCTGATGATGATTGCAGTATTGACTCTGATGGTGATTGTAGTACTGACACTGAGTACACACACAAGGAAGTCAATAATGATGATGTTACTGATGATGCAAAGGACACTCATGTCACTGAGTAA
- the LOC129901700 gene encoding mannosyl-oligosaccharide 1,2-alpha-mannosidase MNS1-like isoform X1 yields MGRSRSSANRWKYINPSYYLKRPKRLALLFIVFVFGTFFFWDRQTLVRDHQEEISKLNEEVIRLQDLLEELKNDQSVSGEKINFSRSGGDVGKKMDYTENPVDAQRREKVKDAMRHAWSSYEKYAWGHDELQPQTKNGVDSFGGLGATLIDSLDTLYIMGLDEQFQRAREWVANSLDFNKNYDASVFETTIRVVGGLLSAYDLSGDKLFLDKAQDIADRLLPAWNTPTGIPYNIINLSHGNPHNHRWTAGHSILADSASEQLEFIALSQRTGDPKYQQKVENVILEISRTFPDDGLLPIHINPEGEAVLYSTITFGAMGDSFYEYLLKVWIQGNRTAAVGHYRKMWETSMKGLLSLVRRTSPSSFAYLSEKVGDSLEDKMDELACFAPGMLALGSSGYGPDESQKFLSLAEELAWTCYNFYQSTPTKLAGENYFFHDGQDMTVGTSWNILRPETIESLFYLWRLTGNKTYQEWGWNIFQAFEKNSRIESGYVGLKDVNTGVQDNMMQSFFLAETLKYLYLLYSPPSVIPLDVWVFNTEAHPIKIVNRNDRAISSGAGRSVEQQKSYKRPLTRREGRFGNK; encoded by the exons ATGGGGAGGAGTAGATCGTCGGCGAATAGGTGGAAGTACATCAATCCATCTTACTATTTGAAACGCCCCAAGCGTCTTGCCCTGCTTTTCATCGTTTTTGTATTCGgtactttcttcttttgggatCGACAAACTTTAGTCCGAGACCACCAG GAAGAGATCTCTAAGTTGAATGAAGAAGTGATACGTTTGCAAGATCTG CTGGAAGAGTTGAAGAATGATCAAAGTGTATCAGGTGAAAAGATTAATTTTAGTCGCAGTGGTGGTGATGTGGGGAAGAAAATGGATTACACAGAGAATCCCGTTGATGCTCAACGAAGAGAAAAAGTGAAAGATGCTATGCGTCATGCATGGAGTTCATATGAAAAATATGCATGGGGCCACGATGAACTTCAG CCACAAACAAAGAATGGTGTTGACAGTTTTGGTGGTCTTGGTGCAACATTGATCGATTCTCTTGACACACTATATATCATGGGCTTGGATGAGCAGTTTCAGAGAGCTAGAGA GTGGGTTGCAAACTCCCTGGATTTCAACAAGAATTATGATGCCAGTGTTTTTGAGACAACCATAAG AGTTGTTGGTGGACTTCTTAGTGCGTATGACCTCTCTGGTGATAAGCTTTTCCTAGATAAGGCTCAAGACATTGCTGACAGACTGTTGCCTGCATGGAATACACCCACTGGCATCCCTTACAACATTATCAACTTGTCACATGGGAATCCACATAATCATAGGTGGACTGCG GGTCATAGTATCCTGGCAGATTCTGCCTCTGAGCAGCTTGAATTTATTGCTCTTTCACAAAGAACAGGAGACCCGAAGTATCAACAAAAG GTGGAGAATGTCATCTTAGAAATTAGTAGAACTTTCCCAGATGATGGGTTGCTTCCAATACACATTAATCCAGAGGGAGAGGCTGTTTTATACTCCACTATAACGTTTGGGGCCATGGGGGACAG CTTTTATGAATATTTACTCAAGGTCTGGATACAAGGAAACAGAACAGCTGCGGTGGGCCACTACAG AAAAATGTGGGAGACATCAATGAAAGGTCTTTTAAGCCTGGTGCGGAGGACTTCTCCATCATCTTTTGCTTATCTTAGTGAGAAGGTTGGAGATTCTTTAGAAGACAAG ATGGATGAACTTGCATGCTTTGCTCCAGGAATGTTAGCTTTAGGTTCGTCTGGTTATGGTCCTGACGAGTCTCAGAAGTTTTTATCACTGGCAGAAGAG CTTGCTTGGACTTGCTATAACTTCTACCAGTCAACACCTACAAAGTTGGCAGGAGAAAACTATTTCTTTCATGATGGCCAG GATATGACTGTGGGCACATCGTGGAACATACTAAGGCCAGAAACGATCGAATCTCTGTTTTACCTCTGGCGTTTGACTGGAAACAAGACATACCAAGAGTGGGGTTGGAACATATTTCAGGCATTTGAAAAGAACTCGAGAATAGAATCTGGATATGTTGGACTTAAAGAT GTTAACACTGGTGTGCAAGACAATATGATGCAGAGCTTTTTTCTTGCGGAGACTCTTAAATATCTCTATCTTCTTTACTCACCCCCTTCAGTCATTCCCCTAGATGTGTGGGTTTTTAACACGGAGGCTCACCCCATAAAAATTGTGAACCGGAATGATCGAGCAATAAGTTCTGGAGCTGGACGGTCAGTTGAACAGCAAAAATCATATAAGCGTCCGCTGACAAGGAGAGAAGGCCGATTTGGTAATAAGTAG
- the LOC129901700 gene encoding mannosyl-oligosaccharide 1,2-alpha-mannosidase MNS1-like isoform X2 yields MIFVSKTKTKEEISKLNEEVIRLQDLLEELKNDQSVSGEKINFSRSGGDVGKKMDYTENPVDAQRREKVKDAMRHAWSSYEKYAWGHDELQPQTKNGVDSFGGLGATLIDSLDTLYIMGLDEQFQRAREWVANSLDFNKNYDASVFETTIRVVGGLLSAYDLSGDKLFLDKAQDIADRLLPAWNTPTGIPYNIINLSHGNPHNHRWTAGHSILADSASEQLEFIALSQRTGDPKYQQKVENVILEISRTFPDDGLLPIHINPEGEAVLYSTITFGAMGDSFYEYLLKVWIQGNRTAAVGHYRKMWETSMKGLLSLVRRTSPSSFAYLSEKVGDSLEDKMDELACFAPGMLALGSSGYGPDESQKFLSLAEELAWTCYNFYQSTPTKLAGENYFFHDGQDMTVGTSWNILRPETIESLFYLWRLTGNKTYQEWGWNIFQAFEKNSRIESGYVGLKDVNTGVQDNMMQSFFLAETLKYLYLLYSPPSVIPLDVWVFNTEAHPIKIVNRNDRAISSGAGRSVEQQKSYKRPLTRREGRFGNK; encoded by the exons ATGATTTTTGTAAGCAAAACAAAAACTAag GAAGAGATCTCTAAGTTGAATGAAGAAGTGATACGTTTGCAAGATCTG CTGGAAGAGTTGAAGAATGATCAAAGTGTATCAGGTGAAAAGATTAATTTTAGTCGCAGTGGTGGTGATGTGGGGAAGAAAATGGATTACACAGAGAATCCCGTTGATGCTCAACGAAGAGAAAAAGTGAAAGATGCTATGCGTCATGCATGGAGTTCATATGAAAAATATGCATGGGGCCACGATGAACTTCAG CCACAAACAAAGAATGGTGTTGACAGTTTTGGTGGTCTTGGTGCAACATTGATCGATTCTCTTGACACACTATATATCATGGGCTTGGATGAGCAGTTTCAGAGAGCTAGAGA GTGGGTTGCAAACTCCCTGGATTTCAACAAGAATTATGATGCCAGTGTTTTTGAGACAACCATAAG AGTTGTTGGTGGACTTCTTAGTGCGTATGACCTCTCTGGTGATAAGCTTTTCCTAGATAAGGCTCAAGACATTGCTGACAGACTGTTGCCTGCATGGAATACACCCACTGGCATCCCTTACAACATTATCAACTTGTCACATGGGAATCCACATAATCATAGGTGGACTGCG GGTCATAGTATCCTGGCAGATTCTGCCTCTGAGCAGCTTGAATTTATTGCTCTTTCACAAAGAACAGGAGACCCGAAGTATCAACAAAAG GTGGAGAATGTCATCTTAGAAATTAGTAGAACTTTCCCAGATGATGGGTTGCTTCCAATACACATTAATCCAGAGGGAGAGGCTGTTTTATACTCCACTATAACGTTTGGGGCCATGGGGGACAG CTTTTATGAATATTTACTCAAGGTCTGGATACAAGGAAACAGAACAGCTGCGGTGGGCCACTACAG AAAAATGTGGGAGACATCAATGAAAGGTCTTTTAAGCCTGGTGCGGAGGACTTCTCCATCATCTTTTGCTTATCTTAGTGAGAAGGTTGGAGATTCTTTAGAAGACAAG ATGGATGAACTTGCATGCTTTGCTCCAGGAATGTTAGCTTTAGGTTCGTCTGGTTATGGTCCTGACGAGTCTCAGAAGTTTTTATCACTGGCAGAAGAG CTTGCTTGGACTTGCTATAACTTCTACCAGTCAACACCTACAAAGTTGGCAGGAGAAAACTATTTCTTTCATGATGGCCAG GATATGACTGTGGGCACATCGTGGAACATACTAAGGCCAGAAACGATCGAATCTCTGTTTTACCTCTGGCGTTTGACTGGAAACAAGACATACCAAGAGTGGGGTTGGAACATATTTCAGGCATTTGAAAAGAACTCGAGAATAGAATCTGGATATGTTGGACTTAAAGAT GTTAACACTGGTGTGCAAGACAATATGATGCAGAGCTTTTTTCTTGCGGAGACTCTTAAATATCTCTATCTTCTTTACTCACCCCCTTCAGTCATTCCCCTAGATGTGTGGGTTTTTAACACGGAGGCTCACCCCATAAAAATTGTGAACCGGAATGATCGAGCAATAAGTTCTGGAGCTGGACGGTCAGTTGAACAGCAAAAATCATATAAGCGTCCGCTGACAAGGAGAGAAGGCCGATTTGGTAATAAGTAG
- the LOC129901700 gene encoding mannosyl-oligosaccharide 1,2-alpha-mannosidase MNS1-like isoform X3: MIFEEISKLNEEVIRLQDLLEELKNDQSVSGEKINFSRSGGDVGKKMDYTENPVDAQRREKVKDAMRHAWSSYEKYAWGHDELQPQTKNGVDSFGGLGATLIDSLDTLYIMGLDEQFQRAREWVANSLDFNKNYDASVFETTIRVVGGLLSAYDLSGDKLFLDKAQDIADRLLPAWNTPTGIPYNIINLSHGNPHNHRWTAGHSILADSASEQLEFIALSQRTGDPKYQQKVENVILEISRTFPDDGLLPIHINPEGEAVLYSTITFGAMGDSFYEYLLKVWIQGNRTAAVGHYRKMWETSMKGLLSLVRRTSPSSFAYLSEKVGDSLEDKMDELACFAPGMLALGSSGYGPDESQKFLSLAEELAWTCYNFYQSTPTKLAGENYFFHDGQDMTVGTSWNILRPETIESLFYLWRLTGNKTYQEWGWNIFQAFEKNSRIESGYVGLKDVNTGVQDNMMQSFFLAETLKYLYLLYSPPSVIPLDVWVFNTEAHPIKIVNRNDRAISSGAGRSVEQQKSYKRPLTRREGRFGNK, translated from the exons ATGATTTTT GAAGAGATCTCTAAGTTGAATGAAGAAGTGATACGTTTGCAAGATCTG CTGGAAGAGTTGAAGAATGATCAAAGTGTATCAGGTGAAAAGATTAATTTTAGTCGCAGTGGTGGTGATGTGGGGAAGAAAATGGATTACACAGAGAATCCCGTTGATGCTCAACGAAGAGAAAAAGTGAAAGATGCTATGCGTCATGCATGGAGTTCATATGAAAAATATGCATGGGGCCACGATGAACTTCAG CCACAAACAAAGAATGGTGTTGACAGTTTTGGTGGTCTTGGTGCAACATTGATCGATTCTCTTGACACACTATATATCATGGGCTTGGATGAGCAGTTTCAGAGAGCTAGAGA GTGGGTTGCAAACTCCCTGGATTTCAACAAGAATTATGATGCCAGTGTTTTTGAGACAACCATAAG AGTTGTTGGTGGACTTCTTAGTGCGTATGACCTCTCTGGTGATAAGCTTTTCCTAGATAAGGCTCAAGACATTGCTGACAGACTGTTGCCTGCATGGAATACACCCACTGGCATCCCTTACAACATTATCAACTTGTCACATGGGAATCCACATAATCATAGGTGGACTGCG GGTCATAGTATCCTGGCAGATTCTGCCTCTGAGCAGCTTGAATTTATTGCTCTTTCACAAAGAACAGGAGACCCGAAGTATCAACAAAAG GTGGAGAATGTCATCTTAGAAATTAGTAGAACTTTCCCAGATGATGGGTTGCTTCCAATACACATTAATCCAGAGGGAGAGGCTGTTTTATACTCCACTATAACGTTTGGGGCCATGGGGGACAG CTTTTATGAATATTTACTCAAGGTCTGGATACAAGGAAACAGAACAGCTGCGGTGGGCCACTACAG AAAAATGTGGGAGACATCAATGAAAGGTCTTTTAAGCCTGGTGCGGAGGACTTCTCCATCATCTTTTGCTTATCTTAGTGAGAAGGTTGGAGATTCTTTAGAAGACAAG ATGGATGAACTTGCATGCTTTGCTCCAGGAATGTTAGCTTTAGGTTCGTCTGGTTATGGTCCTGACGAGTCTCAGAAGTTTTTATCACTGGCAGAAGAG CTTGCTTGGACTTGCTATAACTTCTACCAGTCAACACCTACAAAGTTGGCAGGAGAAAACTATTTCTTTCATGATGGCCAG GATATGACTGTGGGCACATCGTGGAACATACTAAGGCCAGAAACGATCGAATCTCTGTTTTACCTCTGGCGTTTGACTGGAAACAAGACATACCAAGAGTGGGGTTGGAACATATTTCAGGCATTTGAAAAGAACTCGAGAATAGAATCTGGATATGTTGGACTTAAAGAT GTTAACACTGGTGTGCAAGACAATATGATGCAGAGCTTTTTTCTTGCGGAGACTCTTAAATATCTCTATCTTCTTTACTCACCCCCTTCAGTCATTCCCCTAGATGTGTGGGTTTTTAACACGGAGGCTCACCCCATAAAAATTGTGAACCGGAATGATCGAGCAATAAGTTCTGGAGCTGGACGGTCAGTTGAACAGCAAAAATCATATAAGCGTCCGCTGACAAGGAGAGAAGGCCGATTTGGTAATAAGTAG
- the LOC129901700 gene encoding mannosyl-oligosaccharide 1,2-alpha-mannosidase MNS1-like isoform X4 produces MDYTENPVDAQRREKVKDAMRHAWSSYEKYAWGHDELQPQTKNGVDSFGGLGATLIDSLDTLYIMGLDEQFQRAREWVANSLDFNKNYDASVFETTIRVVGGLLSAYDLSGDKLFLDKAQDIADRLLPAWNTPTGIPYNIINLSHGNPHNHRWTAGHSILADSASEQLEFIALSQRTGDPKYQQKVENVILEISRTFPDDGLLPIHINPEGEAVLYSTITFGAMGDSFYEYLLKVWIQGNRTAAVGHYRKMWETSMKGLLSLVRRTSPSSFAYLSEKVGDSLEDKMDELACFAPGMLALGSSGYGPDESQKFLSLAEELAWTCYNFYQSTPTKLAGENYFFHDGQDMTVGTSWNILRPETIESLFYLWRLTGNKTYQEWGWNIFQAFEKNSRIESGYVGLKDVNTGVQDNMMQSFFLAETLKYLYLLYSPPSVIPLDVWVFNTEAHPIKIVNRNDRAISSGAGRSVEQQKSYKRPLTRREGRFGNK; encoded by the exons ATGGATTACACAGAGAATCCCGTTGATGCTCAACGAAGAGAAAAAGTGAAAGATGCTATGCGTCATGCATGGAGTTCATATGAAAAATATGCATGGGGCCACGATGAACTTCAG CCACAAACAAAGAATGGTGTTGACAGTTTTGGTGGTCTTGGTGCAACATTGATCGATTCTCTTGACACACTATATATCATGGGCTTGGATGAGCAGTTTCAGAGAGCTAGAGA GTGGGTTGCAAACTCCCTGGATTTCAACAAGAATTATGATGCCAGTGTTTTTGAGACAACCATAAG AGTTGTTGGTGGACTTCTTAGTGCGTATGACCTCTCTGGTGATAAGCTTTTCCTAGATAAGGCTCAAGACATTGCTGACAGACTGTTGCCTGCATGGAATACACCCACTGGCATCCCTTACAACATTATCAACTTGTCACATGGGAATCCACATAATCATAGGTGGACTGCG GGTCATAGTATCCTGGCAGATTCTGCCTCTGAGCAGCTTGAATTTATTGCTCTTTCACAAAGAACAGGAGACCCGAAGTATCAACAAAAG GTGGAGAATGTCATCTTAGAAATTAGTAGAACTTTCCCAGATGATGGGTTGCTTCCAATACACATTAATCCAGAGGGAGAGGCTGTTTTATACTCCACTATAACGTTTGGGGCCATGGGGGACAG CTTTTATGAATATTTACTCAAGGTCTGGATACAAGGAAACAGAACAGCTGCGGTGGGCCACTACAG AAAAATGTGGGAGACATCAATGAAAGGTCTTTTAAGCCTGGTGCGGAGGACTTCTCCATCATCTTTTGCTTATCTTAGTGAGAAGGTTGGAGATTCTTTAGAAGACAAG ATGGATGAACTTGCATGCTTTGCTCCAGGAATGTTAGCTTTAGGTTCGTCTGGTTATGGTCCTGACGAGTCTCAGAAGTTTTTATCACTGGCAGAAGAG CTTGCTTGGACTTGCTATAACTTCTACCAGTCAACACCTACAAAGTTGGCAGGAGAAAACTATTTCTTTCATGATGGCCAG GATATGACTGTGGGCACATCGTGGAACATACTAAGGCCAGAAACGATCGAATCTCTGTTTTACCTCTGGCGTTTGACTGGAAACAAGACATACCAAGAGTGGGGTTGGAACATATTTCAGGCATTTGAAAAGAACTCGAGAATAGAATCTGGATATGTTGGACTTAAAGAT GTTAACACTGGTGTGCAAGACAATATGATGCAGAGCTTTTTTCTTGCGGAGACTCTTAAATATCTCTATCTTCTTTACTCACCCCCTTCAGTCATTCCCCTAGATGTGTGGGTTTTTAACACGGAGGCTCACCCCATAAAAATTGTGAACCGGAATGATCGAGCAATAAGTTCTGGAGCTGGACGGTCAGTTGAACAGCAAAAATCATATAAGCGTCCGCTGACAAGGAGAGAAGGCCGATTTGGTAATAAGTAG
- the LOC129899151 gene encoding metal tolerance protein C4 isoform X1: MPTPRVLSALRCYRHRYQGSYSLSAALDKFDFDAFHTCSSDIQEETKSHFDAYHRFQCNPCSNFRGGQGPSFALRSIFSVNSSRNVLSSSISRNSSHLFLSRGLITRAKKIKTIEVVDDHGQRAVTTALWCNFLVFSLKFGVWFVSSSHVMLAEVVHSVTDFANQALLAYGLSSSRRAPDALHPYGYSKERFVWSLISAVGIFCLGCGATIVHGVQNLWTSEQPTNIGYAALVIGGSFIIEGISLVVAIQAVRKGAAAEGMTVRDYIWRGHDPTAVAVMTEDGAAVTGLAIAAASLVAVNATGNPIYDPIGSIIVGNLLGMVAIFLIQRNRHALIGRAIDDNDMDRVLQFLKNDPVVDSIYDCKSEVIGPGFFRFKAEIDFNGVVLVQNYLERAGREEWAKQFREASEQKDDAALLKMMSIYGEEVVTALGSEVDRLEKEIQEIVPGIRHVDIEAHNPIGPSP, from the exons ATGCCTACTCCTCGCGTTCTCTCTGCTCTTCGCTGCTATCGCCATCGTTATCAAGGCTCTTATTCCCTCTCTGCAGCCCTCgataaatttgattttgatgCTTTTCACACTTGTTCATCCGATATTCAAGAAGAAACTAAATCTCATTTCGATGCTTATCATAGATTTCAATGCAATCCGTGCTCAAACTTCAGGGGAGGTCAGGGGCCTTCATTCGCACTGCGCAGTATATTCTCGGTTAATTCTTCGCGAAATGTGTTATCGTCTTCGATTTCCAGAAATAGTAGTCACCTGTTCCTCAGCCGCG GTTTGATTACTAGAGCTAAGAAGATAAAGACGATAGAGGTGGTGGATGATCATGG ACAGCGAGCAGTCACAACAGCTTTATGGTGCAATTTTCTTGTCTTCTCCCTGAAGTTTGGGGTCTGGTTTGTCAGTTCCAGCCATGTCATGCTGGCTGAAGTGGTGCATTCAGTTACGGATTTTGCAAATCAG GCGCTTCTTGCTTATGGTTTAAGTAGCTCTAGACGTGCACCAGATGCTCTCCACCC ATACGGCTACTCCAAGGAGAGATTTGTATGGTCTTTGATATCTGCTGTTGGTATCTTTTGTCTTGGTTGTGGTGCTACTATAGTTCATGGAGTACAAAACTTGTGGACTTCTGAG CAACCTACAAATATTGGATATGCAGCACTGGTGATTGGTGGGTCATTCATTATAGAGG GTATTTCTCTCGTTGTGGCTATTCAAGCTGTCAGAAAAGGAGCTGCTGCTGAAGGAATGACAGTGAGAGATTACATTTGGCGTGGTCATGATCCTACAGCTGTAGCTGTCATGACGGAG GATGGTGCTGCAGTTACAGGCCTAGCCATTGCTGCCGCATCACTGGTTGCTGTAAATGCCACTGGAAATCCAATATATGATCCCATTGGTTCCATTATAGTGGGCAACCTTCTAGGAATG GTTGCTATATTTCTGATTCAGAGGAATCGCCATGCGTTGATTGGTAGAGCAATTGATGACAATGACATGGACAGGGTTCTACAGTTCCTGAAAAATGATCCA GTTGTTGATTCCATTTATGATTGCAAAAGTGAGGTGATTGGGCCTGGGTTCTTTAGGTTTAAGGCTGAGATAG ACTTCAATGGCGTAGTGCTGGTTCAAAATTATCTAGAGAGAGCTGGACGTGAAGAGTGGGCTAAACAG TTTCGGGAGGCTTCAGAGCAGAAGGATGATGCAGCATTACTGAAAATGATGTCAATCTATG GTGAGGAAGTTGTCACAGCACTAGGGAGTGAAGTTGATCGGCTAGAGAAGGAAATCCAGGAAATAGTTCCAGGCATTAGGCATGTGGACATTGAGGCCCATAATCCAATTGGACCATCCCCATGA
- the LOC129899151 gene encoding metal tolerance protein C4 isoform X2 codes for MPTPRVLSALRCYRHRYQGSYSLSAALDKFDFDAFHTCSSDIQEETKSHFDAYHRFQCNPCSNFRGGQGPSFALRSIFSVNSSRNVLSSSISRNSSHLFLSRGLITRAKKIKTIEVVDDHGQRAVTTALWCNFLVFSLKFGVWFVSSSHVMLAEVVHSVTDFANQALLAYGLSSSRRAPDALHPYGYSKERFVWSLISAVGIFCLGCGATIVHGVQNLWTSEQPTNIGYAALVIGGSFIIEGISLVVAIQAVRKGAAAEGMTVRDYIWRGHDPTAVAVMTEVAIFLIQRNRHALIGRAIDDNDMDRVLQFLKNDPVVDSIYDCKSEVIGPGFFRFKAEIDFNGVVLVQNYLERAGREEWAKQFREASEQKDDAALLKMMSIYGEEVVTALGSEVDRLEKEIQEIVPGIRHVDIEAHNPIGPSP; via the exons ATGCCTACTCCTCGCGTTCTCTCTGCTCTTCGCTGCTATCGCCATCGTTATCAAGGCTCTTATTCCCTCTCTGCAGCCCTCgataaatttgattttgatgCTTTTCACACTTGTTCATCCGATATTCAAGAAGAAACTAAATCTCATTTCGATGCTTATCATAGATTTCAATGCAATCCGTGCTCAAACTTCAGGGGAGGTCAGGGGCCTTCATTCGCACTGCGCAGTATATTCTCGGTTAATTCTTCGCGAAATGTGTTATCGTCTTCGATTTCCAGAAATAGTAGTCACCTGTTCCTCAGCCGCG GTTTGATTACTAGAGCTAAGAAGATAAAGACGATAGAGGTGGTGGATGATCATGG ACAGCGAGCAGTCACAACAGCTTTATGGTGCAATTTTCTTGTCTTCTCCCTGAAGTTTGGGGTCTGGTTTGTCAGTTCCAGCCATGTCATGCTGGCTGAAGTGGTGCATTCAGTTACGGATTTTGCAAATCAG GCGCTTCTTGCTTATGGTTTAAGTAGCTCTAGACGTGCACCAGATGCTCTCCACCC ATACGGCTACTCCAAGGAGAGATTTGTATGGTCTTTGATATCTGCTGTTGGTATCTTTTGTCTTGGTTGTGGTGCTACTATAGTTCATGGAGTACAAAACTTGTGGACTTCTGAG CAACCTACAAATATTGGATATGCAGCACTGGTGATTGGTGGGTCATTCATTATAGAGG GTATTTCTCTCGTTGTGGCTATTCAAGCTGTCAGAAAAGGAGCTGCTGCTGAAGGAATGACAGTGAGAGATTACATTTGGCGTGGTCATGATCCTACAGCTGTAGCTGTCATGACGGAG GTTGCTATATTTCTGATTCAGAGGAATCGCCATGCGTTGATTGGTAGAGCAATTGATGACAATGACATGGACAGGGTTCTACAGTTCCTGAAAAATGATCCA GTTGTTGATTCCATTTATGATTGCAAAAGTGAGGTGATTGGGCCTGGGTTCTTTAGGTTTAAGGCTGAGATAG ACTTCAATGGCGTAGTGCTGGTTCAAAATTATCTAGAGAGAGCTGGACGTGAAGAGTGGGCTAAACAG TTTCGGGAGGCTTCAGAGCAGAAGGATGATGCAGCATTACTGAAAATGATGTCAATCTATG GTGAGGAAGTTGTCACAGCACTAGGGAGTGAAGTTGATCGGCTAGAGAAGGAAATCCAGGAAATAGTTCCAGGCATTAGGCATGTGGACATTGAGGCCCATAATCCAATTGGACCATCCCCATGA